The Juglans microcarpa x Juglans regia isolate MS1-56 chromosome 2S, Jm3101_v1.0, whole genome shotgun sequence genome has a window encoding:
- the LOC121251638 gene encoding ATP-dependent zinc metalloprotease FTSH 2, chloroplastic isoform X2 — translation MAASSACLVGNGLSTHSGKQSLSKDFYRRFLLPPTNLRTFDKAKKSVFVKASLGQNEERRDFLKLLLGNVGVSVPTLLGSGNAKADDQGVSSSRMSYSRFLEYLDNDRVKKVDLFENGTIAIVEAVSPELGNRVQRVRVQLPGLSQELLQKFREKNIDFAAHNAQEDSGSLLFNLLGNLAFPLILIGGLFLLSRRSSGGMGGPGGPGFPLSFGQSKAKFQMEPNTGVTFDDVAGVDEAKQDFMEVVEFLKKPERFTAIGARIPKGVLLIGPPGTGKTLLAKAIAGEAGVPFFSISGSEFVEMFVGVGASRVRDLFKKAKENAPCIVFVDEIDAVGRQRGTGIGGGNDEREQTLNQLLTEMDGFEGNTGIIVVAATNRADILDSALLRPGRFDRQVTVDVPDIRGRTEILKVHGSNKKFDSDVSLDVIAMRTPGFSGADLANLLNEAAILAGRRGKTAISSKEIDDSIDRIVAGMEGTVMTDGKSKSLVAYHEVGHAICGTLTPGHDPVQKVTLVPRGQARGLTWFIPSDDPTLISKQQLFARIVGGLGGRAAEEVIFGEPEVTTGAAGDLQQITGLAKQMVTTFGMSEIGPWSLMDAAQSGDVIMRMMARNSMSEKLAEDIDAAIKRISDKAYEIALSHIKNNREAIDKIVEVLLEKETMSGDEFRAILSEFVEIPAENRVPSSSPSPVTV, via the exons ATGGCAGCATCATCCGCATGTCTTGTGGGTAATGGTTTATCTACACACAGTGGAAAACAAAGTTTGAGCAAGGACTTCTATAGGAGGTTTCTTTTGCCTCCTACAAACCTTCGAACCTTTGATAAGGCAAAGAAATCAGTTTTTGTTAAGGCatctttgggccaaaatgaaGAGAGAAGAGACTTTTTAAAGTTGTTGCTTGGAAATGTTGGAGTCAGCGTGCCTACTTTATTGGGGAGTGGGAATGCTAAGGCTGATGACCAAGGGGTTTCTTCCTCCAGGATGTCTTATTCTAGGTTTCTGGAGTATTTGGACAATGACAGGGTTAAAAAGGTAGATTTGTTTGAGAATGGAACCATAGCTATTGTTGAGGCTGTTTCTCCTGAACTTGGTAACCGGGTGCAACGAGTTCGTGTGCAACTTCCAGGACTCAGCCAAGAACTCCTTCAGAAGTTCAGGGAAAAGAACATTGACTTTGCAGCACATAATGCTCAAGAAGACTCAGGTTCTCTATTATTCAACTTGCTTGGGAATCTGGCTTTCCCTCTAATCTTAATTGGGGGATTGTTTTTACTCTCAAGGCGTTCATCTGGAGGCATGGGTGGTCCTGGGGGACCTGGGTTCCCCCTTTCCTTTGGTCAATCTAAAGCAAAGTTCCAAATGGAACCAAATACTGGTGTGACGTTCGATGATGTTGCTGGTGTAGATGAAGCTAAGCAGGATTTCATGGAAGTGGTGGAGTTTCTGAAAAAGCCTGAGAGGTTTACTGCAATTGGGGCTCGCATTCCAAAAGGGGTTCTTCTTATTGGTCCTCCTGGAACTGGGAAGACTTTGCTAGCCAAGGCGATTGCTGGTGAAGCTGGTGTTCCATTTTTCTCCATCTCAGGTTCAGAGTTTGTTGAGATGTTTGTTGGTGTCGGTGCCTCCCGAGTTCGTGATCTTTTCAAAAAGGCCAAGGAGAATGCTCCTTGCATCGTATTTGTTGATGAAATTGATGCTGTTGGACGACAAAGAGGAACTGGAATTGGTGGAGGGAATGATGAAAGAGAACAAACTCTTAACCAGCTTTTGACGGAAATGGATGGTTTCGAAGGTAATACTGGTATCATTGTGGTTGCAGCAACTAACAGGGCGGACATTCTTGACTCTGCGTTACTTAGGCCTGGACGGTTTGACAGACAG GTAACTGTTGATGTTCCGGATATACGTGGAAGAACAGAGATCTTAAAGGTTCATGGTAGCAACAAAAAGTTTGATTCAGATGTTTCTCTTGACGTTATAGCCATGAGAACGCCTGGTTTTAGTGGAGCAGATCTTGCAAACCTCTTAAATGAGGCAGCTATATTGGCTGGTAGGCGTGGGAAGACCGCAATTTCGTCAAAAGAGATCGATGATTCAATTGATAGGATTGTAGCTGGAATGGAAGGAACAGTAATGACAGATGGGAAAAGCAAAAGTCTGGTGGCATATCATGAAGTCGGGCATGCCATTTGTGG gACTTTGACTCCAGGGCACGATCCTGTTCAAAAGGTGACCCTAGTTCCACGTGGTCAAGCACGGGGTCTTACCTGGTTTATTCCATCAGATGACCCTACCCTGATCTCCAAGCAGCAGCTGTTTGCACGAATTGTTGGTGGACTTGGTGGCAGAGCTGCAGAAGAAGTGATCTTTGGTGAGCCAGAGGTGACAACAGGTGCAGCTGGTGATTTGCAGCAGATTACTGGTTTGGCCAAACAG ATGGTAACCACATTTGGAATGTCCGAAATTGGCCCATGGTCGCTTATGGACGCAGCTCAGAGTGGTGATGTTATCATGAGAATGATGGCCAGGAACTCAATGTCCGAAAAGCTTGCTGAAGACATTGATGCTGCCATAAAGAGGATATCAGACAAAGCGTATGAAATTGCATTGAGCCACATAAAGAACAACCGTGAGGCCATTGACAAGATAGTGGAAGTCCTCCTTGAGAAGGAAACAATGAGTGGAGATGAATTCCGGGCAATTCTCTCGGAGTTTGTCGAAATCCCAGCCGAAAATCGTGTCCCTTCATCGTCACCCTCACCAGTAACTGTTTAA
- the LOC121251638 gene encoding ATP-dependent zinc metalloprotease FTSH 2, chloroplastic isoform X1 — MFIYSTFLNQTSVTGMAASSACLVGNGLSTHSGKQSLSKDFYRRFLLPPTNLRTFDKAKKSVFVKASLGQNEERRDFLKLLLGNVGVSVPTLLGSGNAKADDQGVSSSRMSYSRFLEYLDNDRVKKVDLFENGTIAIVEAVSPELGNRVQRVRVQLPGLSQELLQKFREKNIDFAAHNAQEDSGSLLFNLLGNLAFPLILIGGLFLLSRRSSGGMGGPGGPGFPLSFGQSKAKFQMEPNTGVTFDDVAGVDEAKQDFMEVVEFLKKPERFTAIGARIPKGVLLIGPPGTGKTLLAKAIAGEAGVPFFSISGSEFVEMFVGVGASRVRDLFKKAKENAPCIVFVDEIDAVGRQRGTGIGGGNDEREQTLNQLLTEMDGFEGNTGIIVVAATNRADILDSALLRPGRFDRQVTVDVPDIRGRTEILKVHGSNKKFDSDVSLDVIAMRTPGFSGADLANLLNEAAILAGRRGKTAISSKEIDDSIDRIVAGMEGTVMTDGKSKSLVAYHEVGHAICGTLTPGHDPVQKVTLVPRGQARGLTWFIPSDDPTLISKQQLFARIVGGLGGRAAEEVIFGEPEVTTGAAGDLQQITGLAKQMVTTFGMSEIGPWSLMDAAQSGDVIMRMMARNSMSEKLAEDIDAAIKRISDKAYEIALSHIKNNREAIDKIVEVLLEKETMSGDEFRAILSEFVEIPAENRVPSSSPSPVTV; from the exons atgtttatatatagtacttttttaaatcaaaccaGTGTTACAGGGATGGCAGCATCATCCGCATGTCTTGTGGGTAATGGTTTATCTACACACAGTGGAAAACAAAGTTTGAGCAAGGACTTCTATAGGAGGTTTCTTTTGCCTCCTACAAACCTTCGAACCTTTGATAAGGCAAAGAAATCAGTTTTTGTTAAGGCatctttgggccaaaatgaaGAGAGAAGAGACTTTTTAAAGTTGTTGCTTGGAAATGTTGGAGTCAGCGTGCCTACTTTATTGGGGAGTGGGAATGCTAAGGCTGATGACCAAGGGGTTTCTTCCTCCAGGATGTCTTATTCTAGGTTTCTGGAGTATTTGGACAATGACAGGGTTAAAAAGGTAGATTTGTTTGAGAATGGAACCATAGCTATTGTTGAGGCTGTTTCTCCTGAACTTGGTAACCGGGTGCAACGAGTTCGTGTGCAACTTCCAGGACTCAGCCAAGAACTCCTTCAGAAGTTCAGGGAAAAGAACATTGACTTTGCAGCACATAATGCTCAAGAAGACTCAGGTTCTCTATTATTCAACTTGCTTGGGAATCTGGCTTTCCCTCTAATCTTAATTGGGGGATTGTTTTTACTCTCAAGGCGTTCATCTGGAGGCATGGGTGGTCCTGGGGGACCTGGGTTCCCCCTTTCCTTTGGTCAATCTAAAGCAAAGTTCCAAATGGAACCAAATACTGGTGTGACGTTCGATGATGTTGCTGGTGTAGATGAAGCTAAGCAGGATTTCATGGAAGTGGTGGAGTTTCTGAAAAAGCCTGAGAGGTTTACTGCAATTGGGGCTCGCATTCCAAAAGGGGTTCTTCTTATTGGTCCTCCTGGAACTGGGAAGACTTTGCTAGCCAAGGCGATTGCTGGTGAAGCTGGTGTTCCATTTTTCTCCATCTCAGGTTCAGAGTTTGTTGAGATGTTTGTTGGTGTCGGTGCCTCCCGAGTTCGTGATCTTTTCAAAAAGGCCAAGGAGAATGCTCCTTGCATCGTATTTGTTGATGAAATTGATGCTGTTGGACGACAAAGAGGAACTGGAATTGGTGGAGGGAATGATGAAAGAGAACAAACTCTTAACCAGCTTTTGACGGAAATGGATGGTTTCGAAGGTAATACTGGTATCATTGTGGTTGCAGCAACTAACAGGGCGGACATTCTTGACTCTGCGTTACTTAGGCCTGGACGGTTTGACAGACAG GTAACTGTTGATGTTCCGGATATACGTGGAAGAACAGAGATCTTAAAGGTTCATGGTAGCAACAAAAAGTTTGATTCAGATGTTTCTCTTGACGTTATAGCCATGAGAACGCCTGGTTTTAGTGGAGCAGATCTTGCAAACCTCTTAAATGAGGCAGCTATATTGGCTGGTAGGCGTGGGAAGACCGCAATTTCGTCAAAAGAGATCGATGATTCAATTGATAGGATTGTAGCTGGAATGGAAGGAACAGTAATGACAGATGGGAAAAGCAAAAGTCTGGTGGCATATCATGAAGTCGGGCATGCCATTTGTGG gACTTTGACTCCAGGGCACGATCCTGTTCAAAAGGTGACCCTAGTTCCACGTGGTCAAGCACGGGGTCTTACCTGGTTTATTCCATCAGATGACCCTACCCTGATCTCCAAGCAGCAGCTGTTTGCACGAATTGTTGGTGGACTTGGTGGCAGAGCTGCAGAAGAAGTGATCTTTGGTGAGCCAGAGGTGACAACAGGTGCAGCTGGTGATTTGCAGCAGATTACTGGTTTGGCCAAACAG ATGGTAACCACATTTGGAATGTCCGAAATTGGCCCATGGTCGCTTATGGACGCAGCTCAGAGTGGTGATGTTATCATGAGAATGATGGCCAGGAACTCAATGTCCGAAAAGCTTGCTGAAGACATTGATGCTGCCATAAAGAGGATATCAGACAAAGCGTATGAAATTGCATTGAGCCACATAAAGAACAACCGTGAGGCCATTGACAAGATAGTGGAAGTCCTCCTTGAGAAGGAAACAATGAGTGGAGATGAATTCCGGGCAATTCTCTCGGAGTTTGTCGAAATCCCAGCCGAAAATCGTGTCCCTTCATCGTCACCCTCACCAGTAACTGTTTAA